A DNA window from Leptospira weilii contains the following coding sequences:
- a CDS encoding TonB-dependent receptor plug domain-containing protein — MKIIKTILVILRAVSIERFVTLKKRISFLFLIFLTVPTMEVFAEVSFRARVYSRSKNSGEANVRVLLSETKKFYQTDAEGYFQAVAPSSGAYTFRILKDTGFQEVRKEIGEGEELVILDSDQSSKSGSGGGSKGSINVTGEKEKQLMSRTKLRYEEIKRMPGTFGEPLRSIETIPGVVPVSAFGGGASNYSFRGADPTTNLYLYDDLPILYPFHFDGLTATINGNLIKSMDVYTGVLPANFNNALGGVIEIESPDKVERSSGNFLSSLWAASANYQTTFANGKGYILGAVKVGYMDKTFETLGTITGVSSLPDGVRLPHYTDSQVKMVYNFNDKHQISFYSLTAKDDTAFNPRTKRQNDPTKDQFAEYSGGNLSLGQGYRTQALRYIWRPFEKFVNRITLISYDPFVDYNVLFGSLKAKQRASGAYTGIRQDAYWDPNKHLTLEFGSEMRLLNYRTSGNTIQQTDPNNPDPNPYDTVTPDFKTVSDTNRVQSKYYNAYTTMKIKFGGLLIEPGARYDYIPYIKNGALGPKAQMSYKFEEGPLKGTTIFGGAGNHFNFPLDTRFSEQSGNPHLKFQKAFKYGGGVDHQLNSNWQVKGEIFKQEFSSLIVTDPYITEIIGTNPDQYGKVFQPYVVNKPLNYSNNGSGHSRGYELLIRKVATPGKRDWFGWISYTWSQTFRNPNIYKPDGIIAPVATGPEQRLLAQSYHNSKETLYDYDRTHIINIVFGWKFSQNWQLGGRWSYLTSMPVTPIVGDDGGRFSNPANNQTIWAPISANNPYLADYINTKRLSDYHRFDVRIDKFLNYEWGYVNTFLEIINVYMRQNVSGEAFNVTRPYSSTNPKPNPTFGTIALPGGVVIPFFNIGIEVKF; from the coding sequence ATGAAAATCATTAAAACCATATTAGTCATTCTTCGTGCCGTATCCATTGAACGATTCGTAACGTTGAAAAAACGAATTTCGTTTTTATTTCTTATCTTTCTTACTGTCCCAACTATGGAAGTATTTGCGGAAGTCTCTTTCCGTGCCCGCGTTTATTCTCGTAGTAAAAATTCGGGAGAGGCAAATGTGAGGGTTCTGCTTTCTGAAACTAAAAAGTTCTATCAGACCGATGCGGAAGGATATTTTCAAGCGGTGGCCCCTTCTTCCGGTGCTTATACGTTTCGCATTCTAAAAGATACAGGATTTCAGGAAGTTCGCAAGGAAATTGGAGAAGGTGAGGAACTTGTCATTCTTGATTCCGATCAGTCTTCCAAAAGTGGAAGCGGCGGCGGTTCGAAAGGTTCAATCAACGTAACCGGGGAGAAAGAAAAACAACTCATGTCTCGCACCAAACTCCGCTATGAGGAGATCAAGCGGATGCCCGGTACTTTCGGAGAACCGCTCCGTTCGATCGAAACAATTCCCGGAGTTGTTCCTGTTTCCGCTTTCGGGGGTGGTGCAAGTAACTACTCCTTTCGAGGCGCCGATCCGACTACGAATCTTTATCTTTATGACGATCTTCCTATTTTATACCCGTTTCACTTTGACGGTTTGACCGCTACGATCAACGGAAACTTAATCAAATCGATGGACGTTTATACGGGAGTTCTCCCCGCAAACTTCAACAACGCGTTAGGGGGGGTAATCGAAATCGAATCTCCCGATAAAGTGGAACGATCCAGCGGAAATTTTTTGTCTTCTCTCTGGGCCGCCTCCGCAAATTACCAAACCACTTTTGCAAACGGAAAAGGTTATATCCTAGGTGCTGTGAAAGTCGGTTATATGGATAAAACATTTGAGACTCTCGGAACGATTACAGGTGTTAGCTCTCTTCCGGATGGGGTGCGTTTGCCGCATTATACGGATTCTCAAGTGAAAATGGTCTATAATTTCAACGATAAGCATCAGATTTCATTCTATTCTTTGACCGCAAAAGATGATACTGCGTTCAATCCTCGTACCAAACGACAAAATGATCCCACCAAGGACCAATTTGCCGAATATTCGGGTGGAAATCTTTCATTAGGTCAAGGTTATCGCACTCAAGCCTTACGTTATATTTGGAGACCTTTCGAAAAATTCGTCAATCGAATCACTTTGATTAGCTACGATCCATTTGTGGATTACAATGTTTTATTCGGCTCCTTGAAAGCGAAACAAAGAGCAAGCGGCGCTTACACCGGGATTCGACAAGATGCTTATTGGGATCCCAATAAGCATCTAACTTTGGAATTTGGTTCCGAAATGCGACTCCTCAACTATAGAACTTCGGGTAACACAATCCAACAAACCGATCCGAATAATCCCGACCCAAATCCGTATGATACGGTAACTCCCGACTTTAAAACCGTTTCGGACACAAACCGAGTACAAAGCAAATACTACAATGCTTATACAACGATGAAGATCAAATTCGGCGGCCTGCTTATCGAACCCGGGGCGAGATACGATTATATTCCTTATATCAAAAACGGCGCGCTTGGTCCGAAGGCACAAATGTCCTATAAGTTCGAAGAAGGTCCCCTCAAAGGAACTACCATTTTCGGAGGTGCGGGGAATCATTTTAACTTTCCATTGGACACACGTTTTTCCGAACAAAGCGGAAATCCTCACCTGAAATTTCAAAAAGCCTTTAAATACGGCGGTGGGGTCGATCATCAGCTCAATTCCAATTGGCAAGTGAAAGGTGAAATTTTTAAACAGGAATTTTCCAGCTTAATCGTAACCGATCCTTATATTACGGAAATTATCGGAACGAATCCGGATCAGTACGGAAAAGTCTTTCAGCCTTACGTTGTCAATAAACCTCTCAATTATTCGAACAACGGATCCGGTCATTCTCGAGGTTACGAACTCTTAATCCGTAAAGTTGCCACTCCTGGAAAGAGAGATTGGTTCGGTTGGATTTCCTACACATGGTCTCAAACATTCAGAAATCCTAATATTTATAAACCCGACGGAATCATAGCTCCCGTTGCTACCGGGCCGGAACAAAGATTGCTCGCTCAGTCTTATCATAACTCGAAGGAAACCTTGTATGATTACGACCGTACTCATATCATCAACATAGTTTTCGGTTGGAAATTCAGCCAGAATTGGCAGCTTGGCGGGAGATGGTCTTACTTAACTTCCATGCCAGTCACTCCGATCGTAGGAGACGACGGCGGTAGATTTTCTAATCCGGCAAACAACCAAACGATCTGGGCGCCGATTTCGGCAAACAATCCATATCTCGCCGACTACATCAATACGAAGCGACTTTCGGATTATCACAGATTTGATGTCCGAATTGATAAATTCTTAAATTACGAATGGGGCTACGTAAACACATTCTTAGAAATTATCAACGTTTATATGAGGCAGAACGTTTCCGGAGAAGCTTTCAACGTTACGCGTCCTTATTCTTCCACAAACCCGAAACCAAATCCGACATTTGGGACTATCGCATTGCCGGGCGGCGTAGTGATTCCGTTTTTTAACATAGGAATCGAGGTGAAGTTCTAA
- the meaB gene encoding methylmalonyl Co-A mutase-associated GTPase MeaB, with protein sequence MSSEEQSEIPPISAINQRLGRLNRTLPSKEEFIQGILSGDRVILARAITLVESSRADHKELAEKIIDACLPHSGKSVRIGITGIPGVGKSTFIESFGMYTISQGKKLAVLTIDPSSQISGGSILGDKTRMSELSRNESAFIRPSPSGDSLGGVARKTRETIYLCEAAGFDTIFVETVGVGQSETAVHSMVDLFLLLLIAGAGDELQGIKRGIMEMADLFAITKADGDNKTKAETTRTETQSAIHFFPTNESGWIPKVLTCSSLSGEGISEIWNQILEYEKILKSNGYFEIRRTNQAKYWLEETVSEHLMEDFKAQMKNLYKDMQEKVSRHQISSFQAAEKLIAEYRKLI encoded by the coding sequence TTGAGTTCCGAAGAACAATCGGAGATCCCTCCTATAAGCGCGATCAATCAACGCCTGGGAAGACTGAATAGAACGCTACCTTCCAAGGAGGAATTCATACAAGGAATTCTTTCCGGGGATAGGGTTATCCTCGCCAGAGCGATTACGCTTGTCGAAAGCTCGCGTGCCGATCACAAAGAACTTGCGGAAAAGATCATAGACGCTTGCCTTCCTCACTCCGGTAAATCTGTCCGAATTGGAATCACTGGAATTCCCGGAGTCGGTAAAAGTACATTCATCGAATCCTTCGGAATGTATACCATCTCTCAAGGAAAAAAATTAGCCGTATTGACTATCGATCCATCGAGTCAAATCTCGGGAGGAAGTATTCTCGGAGACAAAACGAGAATGTCCGAACTTTCCAGAAACGAATCCGCGTTCATTCGCCCTTCTCCTTCCGGCGACTCGTTAGGCGGAGTCGCTCGAAAAACGAGAGAAACGATTTATCTTTGTGAGGCGGCAGGCTTTGATACGATCTTTGTGGAAACCGTCGGAGTCGGACAATCTGAAACGGCGGTTCATTCCATGGTGGATTTGTTTTTGCTTCTTCTCATCGCGGGCGCGGGAGACGAACTCCAAGGAATCAAACGCGGAATTATGGAAATGGCCGATTTATTTGCTATAACAAAAGCGGACGGGGACAACAAGACAAAAGCCGAAACGACCAGAACCGAAACCCAGTCTGCGATTCATTTTTTCCCAACAAACGAAAGCGGATGGATACCGAAAGTGCTCACCTGTTCCTCTCTTTCGGGAGAAGGGATTTCCGAAATATGGAATCAAATTTTAGAATATGAGAAAATTCTAAAGTCAAACGGTTATTTCGAAATCCGAAGAACAAATCAAGCAAAGTATTGGTTAGAAGAAACCGTGTCCGAACATCTTATGGAAGATTTCAAGGCTCAAATGAAAAATCTCTACAAAGACATGCAAGAGAAAGTAAGCCGCCATCAGATCAGCTCCTTTCAAGCGGCTGAGAAATTGATCGCAGAATATCGAAAACTTATTTAA
- a CDS encoding TerC family protein translates to MGHWSSGELILAVVFTVVLGLLVYLDLFVLNKKAHKIPFKESIYWSFFWFSLAISFGIFIYVMNQSPEDPTLGKTKALEFITGYFLEYSLSVDNLFVFIMVFQKFRITPQYQPLILKWGIIGALFFRAVMIFIGAELVSQFDWILYLFGIFLLYTAMKMFTHREQEDFHPESSLVVKLAKKILPMTRSHYPEKFVVLEHGRYLFTSTFITLLIVEFSDIMFALDSIPAVFSITTDAFIVYTSNIFAILGLRSLYFMLSGVMELFIFLKRGVSVLLAFVGIKLLLPLFSHYVFGYEIHIPILVSLGIILGTLVISILASVPHYLKIKNGT, encoded by the coding sequence ATGGGGCATTGGAGTTCTGGGGAATTGATCTTAGCCGTTGTTTTTACTGTGGTTTTAGGTCTTCTCGTGTATTTGGATCTTTTTGTTCTCAACAAAAAAGCCCACAAAATTCCTTTCAAAGAATCGATTTATTGGTCTTTTTTTTGGTTCAGCCTTGCGATTTCCTTCGGCATCTTCATCTACGTTATGAATCAATCGCCGGAAGATCCGACTCTGGGAAAAACCAAAGCCCTTGAATTTATCACCGGTTATTTTCTAGAATATTCTCTTTCCGTGGATAATCTTTTCGTCTTCATCATGGTCTTTCAGAAATTTCGAATAACGCCTCAATATCAACCTTTGATTTTAAAATGGGGAATTATCGGAGCTTTGTTCTTCCGCGCAGTTATGATCTTCATCGGAGCGGAATTGGTTTCTCAGTTCGATTGGATCCTATATCTTTTCGGGATTTTTCTTCTATATACCGCGATGAAAATGTTCACTCATCGTGAGCAAGAGGATTTTCATCCGGAATCTTCTCTCGTAGTCAAACTTGCGAAGAAAATTCTTCCGATGACTCGGAGCCATTACCCAGAAAAATTCGTTGTTTTAGAACACGGAAGATATTTATTCACTTCCACATTCATTACTCTTTTGATCGTGGAATTCAGCGATATCATGTTCGCTCTCGATTCGATTCCCGCAGTTTTTTCGATCACTACGGATGCGTTTATCGTTTATACTTCCAATATCTTCGCTATCCTCGGACTTCGTTCTCTCTACTTTATGCTTTCAGGTGTGATGGAACTTTTCATTTTTCTCAAACGGGGAGTTTCAGTTCTTCTCGCGTTCGTAGGAATCAAACTTCTGCTTCCTCTTTTTTCTCACTACGTTTTCGGATATGAAATTCACATTCCGATTTTAGTTTCTCTGGGAATCATTTTGGGAACGTTGGTTATTTCAATTTTGGCTTCGGTTCCCCATTACCTCAAAATCAAAAACGGAACTTAA
- a CDS encoding ferritin-like domain-containing protein: MNIKPLKETTFLEAVAAAIQHEKDYFEFYMSTYEKLPPGDTKELFERLAEEVDDHIKFITELYEQAEGSELPNLKQLTAIHKFHDSTLQKLMNKVERTIAGPGTKDAHEALELAIREAENSVSFYEKLANKFEDVNIKSLFTKLKDYNQNYQSLLETELNGLDQSGSGQGTFFWDEQAEEVAKKAESNSEKTPKKPKTVAPIAKPATSKPATTAKPAVTTNAKKATPKKKATSKPVAKKAAPKKKATTKKTSAKPKKAVKKSAAKKVSPKKSTPKKKSAAKAKKKR, translated from the coding sequence ATGAATATTAAACCTTTAAAAGAAACCACATTTTTAGAAGCGGTCGCCGCGGCGATTCAACACGAAAAAGATTATTTCGAATTTTATATGAGTACGTATGAAAAACTTCCTCCCGGAGACACGAAGGAACTTTTTGAAAGACTAGCAGAAGAAGTGGACGATCATATCAAATTTATTACGGAATTGTACGAGCAAGCGGAAGGATCCGAACTCCCAAATCTCAAACAACTCACCGCAATCCATAAGTTCCACGATTCGACTCTTCAAAAATTGATGAATAAGGTGGAAAGGACAATCGCAGGTCCTGGAACCAAGGACGCACACGAAGCTCTTGAACTTGCGATTCGAGAAGCGGAGAATAGTGTTTCTTTCTATGAAAAACTCGCAAACAAATTCGAAGACGTGAACATCAAATCTCTTTTTACGAAATTGAAAGACTACAATCAAAACTATCAATCCCTTCTGGAAACCGAGCTAAACGGATTAGATCAATCCGGATCGGGCCAGGGAACTTTTTTCTGGGACGAACAAGCGGAAGAAGTGGCTAAAAAAGCAGAATCTAACTCCGAAAAAACTCCGAAAAAGCCCAAGACTGTAGCTCCGATTGCAAAACCCGCCACTTCGAAACCGGCTACGACTGCCAAACCCGCCGTAACGACGAATGCGAAAAAAGCGACTCCTAAGAAGAAAGCCACAAGTAAACCAGTAGCCAAAAAAGCCGCTCCTAAGAAAAAAGCGACAACCAAGAAAACATCTGCAAAACCGAAAAAGGCAGTGAAGAAAAGCGCGGCCAAAAAGGTTTCTCCGAAAAAATCGACGCCTAAAAAAAAGTCAGCGGCAAAGGCTAAGAAAAAAAGGTAA
- a CDS encoding LIC20211 family lipoprotein, giving the protein MKTFQILSLFFISLILFHCATSSAGIATSNIPIADRKYKVIDPPVEGHKIWTTFDIAIIGIPLSEPPIDSIITTMLAEKEADALINIRYWTDKYIFLFLTVNRLHINAEAIKFEDQLNGQNAKKRK; this is encoded by the coding sequence GTGAAAACTTTTCAAATTCTTTCTTTATTTTTTATATCTTTGATTTTGTTCCATTGTGCAACTTCTTCCGCTGGAATCGCGACAAGTAACATCCCAATTGCGGATCGTAAATATAAAGTGATCGATCCTCCTGTGGAAGGGCATAAAATCTGGACTACGTTCGATATCGCAATTATAGGAATTCCCCTCTCTGAACCTCCGATCGACAGCATAATAACTACGATGTTGGCCGAAAAAGAAGCGGATGCTTTGATTAATATCCGTTATTGGACCGATAAATACATTTTTCTTTTCCTCACCGTCAATAGGCTTCATATCAACGCGGAAGCGATCAAATTCGAGGATCAACTCAATGGCCAGAACGCCAAAAAAAGAAAATAA
- a CDS encoding methylmalonyl-CoA mutase family protein has translation MADQKLFADFPPVTREAWIALIQKDLKGADFEKKLVWETAEGFKIQPVYTKEDIGDKQWLTSNLPGTIPFARSTRKLVQDWSIRQDFDSPSIAEANRLAKEAAANGVTAIGFIIENKTSSQTGIPVHSSKDLETLIEGLPFDQVTLHFIAEERSPEIFSWLPKDKVFVGGLGYDPYRILLKHGRSGKHSVAGLKEILETIASSWPHYRGLSVHSSTFRDAGSTISEELAFALAAAAEYVQQLKTIGMDTDTIASQLMFEFSIGPDYFLEIAKFRAARILWAEIIKEFGPKEESSQHAFLTAQTCRYNYSAYDSNVNMLRATTEAMSAAIGGCEVISVSPYDSVLKTSDSFSLRIARNIQLLMKHESHLDKVVDPSAGSYYLESLTDSLTKKAWEIFCEIESAGGFLEALKKGIIQKKIADSRRKKEENLANRKEILLGTNQYPNGEDRVPTLNLSKTLGDIDSVAGEIVCEKISEFRAGAGIEEIRLKTENFSKKTGKVPTVLLLPMGDLKMKKARAIFSQNFLACAGYKVVDPGSYATPEEALQGLKETNADIVVFCTSDEEVGGFVGSTFAILKKQNRHLVGIVAGNPTEQIDSLGSKGIEFFIHVRSQHLETLNLIQKRLGI, from the coding sequence ATGGCCGATCAAAAATTATTCGCAGACTTTCCTCCCGTTACTCGGGAAGCCTGGATTGCACTCATTCAAAAAGACCTCAAGGGGGCGGACTTCGAAAAGAAACTAGTTTGGGAAACGGCGGAAGGATTTAAGATCCAACCCGTTTATACGAAAGAAGATATCGGCGATAAACAATGGCTGACTTCCAATCTTCCCGGAACAATTCCCTTTGCCAGATCCACTCGAAAACTCGTTCAAGACTGGAGCATTCGCCAAGACTTCGATTCACCTTCAATAGCCGAAGCCAATCGGTTGGCAAAAGAAGCGGCGGCTAACGGTGTGACCGCGATCGGATTTATCATCGAAAATAAAACCTCTTCTCAAACAGGAATTCCGGTACATTCTTCCAAAGATTTGGAAACCCTCATCGAAGGACTTCCTTTCGATCAAGTGACTCTTCACTTCATTGCGGAAGAAAGATCTCCCGAAATTTTTTCTTGGCTTCCCAAAGACAAAGTGTTTGTCGGAGGACTTGGATACGATCCGTATCGGATTCTTCTCAAACACGGAAGATCGGGAAAACATTCCGTCGCGGGACTCAAAGAAATCTTAGAAACGATCGCTTCTTCTTGGCCGCATTACAGAGGTTTGTCGGTCCACTCCTCCACGTTCCGGGATGCGGGCTCCACCATTTCGGAAGAGCTTGCGTTTGCATTAGCGGCGGCGGCCGAGTATGTACAACAACTTAAGACGATAGGAATGGACACGGATACAATCGCTTCCCAGTTGATGTTCGAGTTTTCCATCGGTCCGGATTACTTTTTAGAAATCGCGAAGTTCCGTGCCGCGAGAATTCTCTGGGCGGAAATCATAAAAGAGTTCGGACCTAAGGAAGAATCTTCACAACACGCATTCTTAACCGCGCAGACTTGCCGTTACAATTACAGCGCCTATGATTCGAACGTAAATATGCTCCGCGCAACAACCGAAGCCATGTCCGCCGCGATCGGTGGTTGTGAGGTTATCAGCGTTTCTCCGTACGACAGCGTTTTAAAAACTTCCGATTCGTTCTCCTTGAGAATCGCTCGAAACATCCAACTGTTGATGAAACACGAATCGCACTTGGATAAGGTAGTGGATCCTTCCGCAGGTTCGTATTATCTCGAGTCGCTCACGGATTCGCTCACAAAAAAAGCTTGGGAAATTTTCTGTGAGATCGAATCTGCCGGAGGATTTTTAGAAGCCCTCAAAAAAGGAATCATCCAAAAGAAAATCGCCGATTCCAGAAGGAAGAAGGAAGAGAATCTCGCGAACCGCAAAGAGATTCTTCTTGGAACCAATCAATATCCGAACGGAGAAGATCGAGTTCCCACACTCAACCTGAGCAAAACGTTAGGCGATATCGATAGCGTTGCGGGCGAAATCGTTTGTGAAAAAATCTCCGAGTTCAGAGCCGGAGCCGGAATCGAGGAGATTCGACTGAAAACGGAAAATTTTTCAAAAAAGACAGGGAAGGTCCCGACTGTTCTTCTTCTCCCGATGGGAGATCTCAAAATGAAAAAAGCGAGAGCGATTTTCTCCCAGAATTTTCTCGCCTGCGCGGGTTATAAGGTAGTCGATCCGGGAAGTTATGCGACACCGGAAGAAGCGTTGCAAGGTCTGAAAGAAACGAACGCCGACATCGTGGTCTTTTGCACGAGCGACGAAGAAGTCGGTGGCTTTGTGGGTTCTACCTTTGCGATTTTGAAAAAACAAAATCGCCATTTGGTCGGAATCGTAGCGGGAAATCCGACGGAACAAATCGATTCTCTGGGATCCAAAGGAATCGAATTTTTCATTCACGTCAGATCCCAACATTTAGAAACTCTGAACCTCATTCAGAAAAGGCTGGGCATCTGA
- a CDS encoding lysoplasmalogenase: MIPVLFSIASITHLLVLYFVPNEVVFKLGSKILPILILIFLSFFKGNWRDKAGKFIFAGLIFSLFGDAFLALPGNYFVFGLGSFLMAQILYSIGFSIGNPLNIVRSIPFFAFGIFFYAWIFSGIGVSLYVPVAVYITAICTMGWRAASRECSSLAFRKSLIGALLFILSDSFIAMNKFTTIPIPWIGVWIMSTYYAAQFLIYESMAEN, from the coding sequence ATGATTCCAGTCTTATTTTCCATCGCTTCTATTACTCATTTGTTAGTTTTGTATTTTGTACCCAATGAAGTCGTTTTCAAACTCGGAAGTAAAATCCTACCGATTCTCATTTTGATTTTTCTCTCTTTCTTCAAGGGTAACTGGAGAGACAAAGCCGGAAAATTTATTTTCGCAGGTTTGATTTTCTCCTTATTCGGAGACGCTTTTTTAGCTCTTCCCGGAAATTATTTTGTGTTCGGGCTTGGGTCCTTTCTCATGGCTCAAATTTTGTATTCGATTGGATTCTCGATCGGGAATCCCCTAAATATTGTCCGATCCATTCCGTTCTTTGCATTTGGAATTTTTTTTTACGCCTGGATTTTTTCCGGGATCGGGGTTTCTCTTTACGTTCCGGTCGCGGTTTATATTACCGCGATTTGCACAATGGGTTGGAGAGCGGCATCTAGGGAATGTTCCAGTTTGGCATTCCGGAAATCCTTAATAGGCGCTCTACTTTTTATCTTATCCGATAGTTTCATTGCGATGAATAAGTTTACGACGATTCCGATTCCTTGGATCGGAGTTTGGATCATGTCGACTTACTATGCGGCGCAGTTTCTCATCTATGAATCTATGGCAGAAAATTAA
- the scpA gene encoding methylmalonyl-CoA mutase has protein sequence MKRPNFDRQRYTPQGNGKVSKSDWEKAALGDLGLNSMEQILWNTPEKIPVKPVYTVEDLEGMEHLDYVAGIPPYLRGPYSTMYVQQPWTIRQYAGFSTAEESNAFYRRNLAAGQKGLSVAFDLATHRGYDSDHERVVGDVGKAGVAIDSILDMKILFDQIPLDQMSVSMTMNGAVIPILAFYIVAAEEQGVSADKLSGTIQNDILKEFMVRNTYIYPPAPSMKIIADIFKYTSDFMPKFNSISISGYHMQEAGATADIELAYTLADGLEYLRTGIKAGMDVDTFAPRLSFFWAIGMNHFMEIAKMRAGRLLWAKLVNQFHPKNLKSLALRTHCQTSGWSLTEQDPFNNVARTCIEALAAALGHTQSLHTNALDEAIALPTDFSARIARNTQIFLQEETNIHRVVDPWGGSYYVESLTHSLAHRAWELIEEVEKLGGIAKAIETGIPKMRIEEAAARKQAKIDSGKDVIVGVNRYKAKEEKPLDILDIDNTAVRESQLRRLAELKKNRNSTDVTSALDAITKCAEGAEGNLLALAVDAARKRATLGEISYAMEKVFGRYQATIRSISGVYSSEIEDDPDFKRAKELSDQFSVLEGRRPRIMVAKMGQDGHDRGAKVISTSFADMGFDVDIGPLFQTPAEAAKQAVENDVHILGISSLAAGHKTLVPQVIGELGKLGREDIMVIAGGVIPQQDYDTLYKAGVTGIFGPGTKISKAAVGILELLIRDLETSKVNA, from the coding sequence ATGAAACGTCCAAATTTTGATCGCCAACGTTATACGCCACAGGGAAACGGAAAAGTTTCCAAATCCGACTGGGAAAAAGCCGCTCTCGGAGATTTGGGCCTTAATTCCATGGAACAAATTCTGTGGAATACTCCCGAAAAAATTCCGGTCAAGCCGGTTTATACCGTAGAAGATCTGGAAGGTATGGAACATCTTGACTATGTTGCAGGAATTCCTCCTTACTTGCGCGGTCCTTATTCCACGATGTATGTTCAACAACCTTGGACCATTCGCCAATACGCCGGTTTTTCCACGGCGGAAGAATCCAACGCGTTCTACCGTAGAAACTTAGCCGCGGGACAAAAGGGGCTTTCGGTCGCGTTCGACTTGGCGACTCACAGAGGATACGATTCCGATCACGAGCGCGTGGTCGGAGACGTAGGTAAGGCAGGGGTTGCGATCGATTCGATTCTGGATATGAAGATTCTATTCGATCAGATTCCTTTGGATCAGATGTCAGTGTCGATGACGATGAACGGCGCGGTGATTCCTATATTAGCGTTTTATATCGTAGCCGCGGAAGAACAAGGCGTGAGCGCCGATAAACTTTCGGGAACGATTCAGAACGATATTCTCAAAGAATTCATGGTGCGAAACACATACATCTATCCGCCTGCACCTTCGATGAAAATTATCGCGGACATTTTCAAATACACTTCCGACTTTATGCCCAAGTTCAATTCGATTTCGATTTCGGGATATCACATGCAGGAAGCCGGAGCGACCGCGGATATAGAACTCGCCTACACTCTCGCAGACGGTTTGGAATATTTAAGAACGGGAATCAAAGCGGGAATGGACGTGGATACGTTCGCGCCTCGTTTGTCTTTTTTTTGGGCGATCGGAATGAATCACTTTATGGAAATCGCAAAGATGAGAGCCGGACGCCTTCTTTGGGCCAAACTCGTAAACCAATTCCATCCTAAAAACCTAAAGTCACTCGCTCTTAGAACGCATTGCCAAACATCGGGCTGGAGTTTGACCGAACAGGATCCGTTCAACAACGTCGCAAGAACCTGTATCGAAGCGTTGGCTGCCGCGCTCGGTCATACACAGTCGCTTCACACGAACGCGCTCGACGAAGCGATCGCGTTACCGACCGACTTTTCCGCGAGAATTGCGAGAAATACTCAAATCTTTCTCCAAGAGGAAACGAACATTCATCGTGTCGTGGATCCATGGGGAGGCTCGTATTACGTGGAATCTCTGACGCATTCCCTGGCGCACCGCGCTTGGGAACTGATCGAAGAAGTGGAAAAGTTAGGCGGAATCGCAAAGGCGATCGAGACCGGAATTCCCAAAATGAGAATCGAGGAAGCAGCCGCTCGCAAACAGGCTAAGATCGATTCCGGGAAAGATGTGATCGTAGGAGTCAATCGCTACAAGGCAAAAGAAGAAAAACCTTTAGATATATTAGATATCGATAATACTGCTGTAAGAGAGTCTCAACTCCGCAGACTCGCAGAGTTGAAGAAAAATCGAAACAGCACAGACGTGACGTCCGCGCTCGACGCGATCACAAAATGCGCCGAGGGCGCCGAAGGAAACCTTCTCGCGCTTGCAGTGGACGCGGCCCGCAAACGAGCGACTCTCGGGGAAATTTCGTACGCTATGGAAAAAGTATTCGGAAGATACCAAGCCACAATTCGTTCTATCTCGGGCGTTTATTCCTCCGAAATCGAAGACGATCCGGATTTCAAAAGAGCGAAAGAACTTTCGGACCAATTTTCGGTTTTAGAAGGGCGCCGTCCTAGAATCATGGTGGCTAAGATGGGACAAGACGGACACGATCGAGGCGCGAAAGTGATCTCCACAAGTTTTGCGGACATGGGATTTGACGTCGATATAGGACCACTTTTTCAAACTCCCGCGGAAGCCGCAAAACAAGCGGTGGAAAACGACGTGCACATTCTCGGCATTTCCAGTTTGGCCGCGGGCCATAAAACCCTCGTTCCTCAAGTCATCGGAGAATTGGGAAAACTCGGAAGAGAGGATATTATGGTCATCGCAGGCGGAGTGATTCCTCAACAAGATTATGATACTCTTTACAAGGCAGGGGTCACCGGGATTTTCGGACCGGGAACAAAAATTTCCAAAGCCGCCGTAGGTATTCTGGAACTTCTCATTCGAGATTTGGAAACTTCTAAAGTAAACGCCTAA